The sequence CGCCGTCGTTGCCGGTGGCGTTGCCCACGGCGGCGTAGCCCGCGCGCTGATAGAGCCTCAGGTTGGCCTCGCTGCGGTGGCCGGTGTGCAGCCGGAAGCGGGTGGCGGCGCGCTCGTCGGCGAGGCCCGCCTCCGCCGCCCGCAGCAGCCGGGCGCCGAGGCCGTGGCCGCGCAGGCGCGGGTGGACGCAGAGCCTGCCGATCTGCCCCGTGCCGTCCTCGTCGGTCGAGCCGCGCACCGAGCCGACCACCTGATCGCCGAGCC is a genomic window of Streptomyces sp. NBC_00708 containing:
- a CDS encoding GNAT family N-acetyltransferase, with product MGMSVIISAADAQDAEEILKLQYLCFQSEAELYGNYRIDPLVQTLDSLRAEIGENLVYVARLGDQVVGSVRGSTDEDGTGQIGRLCVHPRLRGHGLGARLLRAAEAGLADERAATRFRLHTGHRSEANLRLYQRAGYAAVGNATGNDGVMMILLEKEAPATTAYVASA